From Bacillus pumilus, one genomic window encodes:
- a CDS encoding formylglycine-generating enzyme family protein → MKPEINWIQIPSGYATIGSNEEDMKKASEFWKDKLLNPTYGREKKFQKWLYKEFPSYQPYINEFFISDTVVTNEWYQSYCDETGQAYPESLTNQELGGGKDHPAWGMDIEEAFSFCQWLSGKLGIDVSIPTEEEWEYAARGNTRNQYPWGDEFDPSLCNTFESNIEKTTPVRQYKKGRSLFGLYDMGGNVEEWVNTKYHVYEGGIEVVDDLTETLGSDYYILKGGSFARGGDLCRVARRHGKHPDPVFRFTGFRVVTRQKQHIKVGV, encoded by the coding sequence GTGAAACCAGAAATCAATTGGATTCAAATCCCAAGCGGCTATGCAACGATTGGAAGTAATGAAGAAGATATGAAAAAGGCATCAGAATTCTGGAAGGACAAGCTTCTCAATCCAACCTACGGCCGTGAGAAAAAATTTCAAAAATGGCTGTACAAAGAATTTCCATCCTATCAGCCGTATATCAATGAATTTTTTATTTCAGATACGGTCGTCACCAATGAATGGTATCAAAGCTACTGTGATGAAACAGGCCAGGCGTACCCGGAGAGCTTAACGAATCAAGAGCTTGGTGGCGGGAAAGATCATCCGGCTTGGGGCATGGATATCGAGGAAGCCTTCTCGTTCTGCCAGTGGCTGAGCGGGAAACTTGGGATAGACGTGTCGATTCCTACTGAAGAAGAATGGGAATATGCTGCCCGGGGAAATACGAGAAATCAATACCCGTGGGGAGATGAGTTTGATCCTTCTTTATGTAATACGTTCGAATCAAATATTGAAAAAACGACGCCTGTCCGTCAATACAAAAAGGGCAGATCCTTATTTGGTCTTTATGATATGGGGGGCAACGTCGAGGAATGGGTCAACACCAAATATCATGTATACGAAGGCGGCATCGAGGTCGTAGATGATTTAACGGAGACGCTTGGCAGTGATTACTACATTTTAAAAGGCGGCTCCTTTGCAAGAGGCGGAGATTTATGCAGAGTCGCCAGAAGACACGGGAAGCATCCAGATCCCGTTTTTCGATTTACTGGCTTTCGTGTAGTGACTCGTCAAAAACAACATATAAAGGTGGGAGTGTAA
- a CDS encoding WD40 repeat domain-containing protein: MHRGPITSVLSTQQDQIVYTGGYDRCIYKWNRATGEGTFIGSHEHIINSLSLSENGKYLASASSDYTIQLYDTGTHTRIRTLFGHADDVEAVAFAKQDTLLVSVSRDRRCLVWDIETGAILREFHGHSKDVLAVWIHGDKAYTTGDDGYVLVWLYDTGEIVGEIGPFDYELDTISGSNQKEVFALGRDDGTVIIYDAVTLQEKKIIKAHLQGVKRVNFSPSGNYLLTAGYDHLIKLWNYETGDLVDTLLPHKYQWERSLVWTEDEKSILGASFGKTYCEWSIEKGKVVSDEIEMATPSINDIALTDAGDIITASDDGKFRKNGIEIAKSTGVLTNGVAVARDGSYYAWGDHASQVHIVHESLQQMVSFDLNTGPVNSVYFHEEDRQFYIGTYGGYVHVISTEHLKEIGRSKAHDCAVKALKVEGDHIITAAVEGTICLLDKKSLSLKAKYIGATELLNDVFIDSKRDRIAIVSRDKNVRLFDLHTGRILDQHNEHQYSIKSVSVTDSGYIVSGDYWGYIVVWNPELEFNTGPIRIAKNGISAIRQLDNDVYASSYDGGIYHIREDGTHTEVLRLFEQFPKEVISH; the protein is encoded by the coding sequence ATGCATAGAGGACCGATTACATCTGTTTTATCAACTCAGCAGGACCAAATTGTTTACACTGGCGGCTATGACCGTTGTATTTATAAGTGGAACCGGGCAACAGGAGAAGGAACGTTTATTGGAAGTCACGAGCATATCATTAACTCTTTATCTCTTTCTGAAAACGGAAAGTATTTAGCGAGTGCATCGTCAGACTACACCATTCAATTGTATGATACAGGCACTCATACTCGAATTCGCACCCTGTTTGGTCATGCGGATGATGTAGAAGCCGTCGCCTTTGCCAAACAGGATACCTTACTAGTATCGGTGTCTAGAGATAGAAGGTGCTTAGTGTGGGATATCGAAACAGGAGCTATTTTAAGAGAATTCCATGGACATAGCAAAGATGTATTAGCTGTATGGATACATGGCGATAAAGCTTATACAACAGGTGATGATGGCTACGTTCTTGTATGGCTGTATGATACAGGAGAAATTGTAGGGGAAATTGGTCCGTTTGATTATGAGCTGGACACAATCAGCGGCAGCAATCAAAAAGAAGTGTTCGCTCTTGGCAGAGACGATGGCACCGTCATTATTTATGATGCGGTTACTTTACAGGAGAAAAAAATCATTAAAGCCCATTTACAGGGCGTCAAGCGGGTGAACTTTTCTCCAAGCGGCAATTACTTGCTGACAGCAGGCTATGACCATTTAATTAAGCTGTGGAATTATGAAACAGGGGATTTAGTCGATACGTTGCTGCCTCATAAATATCAGTGGGAGCGCTCGCTTGTCTGGACGGAGGATGAGAAATCGATCCTAGGAGCCAGCTTTGGAAAAACGTATTGTGAATGGTCTATTGAAAAGGGAAAAGTTGTATCAGATGAGATTGAAATGGCGACACCATCTATTAATGATATTGCGCTGACTGATGCGGGAGATATCATCACAGCATCAGATGACGGAAAATTCAGAAAGAACGGGATTGAAATCGCTAAATCGACAGGCGTTTTAACAAATGGAGTGGCCGTCGCACGAGATGGAAGCTATTATGCGTGGGGAGATCATGCAAGTCAGGTGCATATTGTTCATGAATCATTACAGCAAATGGTTTCGTTTGATCTCAACACAGGGCCGGTCAACAGTGTGTATTTCCACGAGGAGGATCGGCAATTCTATATTGGAACTTACGGCGGTTATGTACATGTCATTTCGACAGAACATTTAAAGGAAATTGGCCGTTCCAAAGCACACGATTGTGCTGTTAAAGCATTAAAAGTAGAAGGAGATCATATCATCACAGCCGCGGTAGAAGGAACCATCTGTCTTTTAGATAAGAAGAGCTTGTCTTTAAAAGCGAAATATATCGGAGCGACAGAGCTGTTAAATGATGTATTCATTGATAGTAAAAGAGATCGTATTGCCATTGTCAGCCGTGACAAGAATGTGAGATTGTTTGATTTGCATACAGGAAGAATTTTAGACCAGCATAATGAACACCAGTATTCTATTAAATCTGTCTCTGTCACAGACTCTGGCTATATTGTGAGCGGAGATTATTGGGGCTATATCGTTGTGTGGAATCCAGAGCTGGAGTTCAATACCGGCCCAATTAGAATTGCCAAGAATGGGATTAGTGCCATCAGACAATTAGACAATGATGTATACGCAAGCTCATATGACGGCGGGATTTATCATATTCGAGAAGATGGCACACATACTGAAGTACTGCGCTTATTTGAACAATTTCCGAAAGAAGTAATCTCTCATTAA
- the ribD gene encoding bifunctional diaminohydroxyphosphoribosylaminopyrimidine deaminase/5-amino-6-(5-phosphoribosylamino)uracil reductase RibD: MKDDVFYMKLAIANAKAMKGQTSPNPLVGAVIVQQGEIVGIGAHMKAGEPHAEIHALQMAGEKAKGADMYVTLEPCSHHGKTGPCTEAIIKSGVKRVVIATQDPNPLVAGKGVTMLKQAGIEVDEGICKQEADGLNVPFFHFIQSDLPYVILKSAISLDGKIATSHLESKWITGTEARKEVQQFRQEADAVITGVDTIIQDDAGLIVKDSMATQPIRVILDSTLRIPLHAKCLTDHMTETIICTSHMYDQKKYEQLVDKGHQVYVTSGEQRTNIHDVLRMLKERSVMSVLVEAGGNVSASFLEESLVNEAVIYMAPLLIGGKHAPTFFEGEGVKKLKEAIRPADIEYSMVGKDIKMTIKF, from the coding sequence ATGAAAGACGATGTTTTTTATATGAAGCTGGCGATTGCCAACGCAAAGGCAATGAAAGGGCAAACCTCCCCAAACCCGCTTGTCGGTGCAGTCATTGTACAGCAAGGTGAGATTGTTGGGATTGGTGCTCACATGAAGGCGGGCGAACCTCATGCTGAAATTCATGCGCTGCAAATGGCAGGGGAAAAGGCAAAGGGAGCTGACATGTATGTGACGCTTGAACCTTGTTCGCATCATGGGAAAACGGGTCCTTGCACGGAAGCCATTATCAAAAGTGGTGTGAAACGTGTAGTCATTGCGACGCAAGACCCAAATCCGCTTGTCGCAGGTAAGGGGGTTACCATGTTGAAACAAGCAGGGATCGAAGTAGATGAAGGAATATGTAAACAGGAGGCGGACGGCTTAAATGTGCCTTTTTTTCATTTCATTCAATCAGACCTTCCTTACGTCATATTAAAATCAGCCATTTCGTTAGACGGGAAAATTGCAACATCTCATCTTGAAAGCAAATGGATCACAGGAACAGAAGCGAGGAAAGAAGTGCAGCAATTTCGTCAAGAAGCCGATGCTGTGATAACAGGCGTCGACACGATTATTCAAGATGATGCAGGTCTTATTGTGAAAGATTCAATGGCGACCCAGCCCATTCGTGTCATTTTAGATTCCACATTAAGGATTCCGCTTCATGCGAAATGTTTAACAGATCATATGACGGAAACCATTATTTGCACCTCGCACATGTATGATCAGAAAAAGTATGAACAGCTGGTAGATAAAGGGCATCAAGTCTATGTCACAAGCGGAGAGCAGCGGACAAATATTCATGACGTGTTACGAATGCTGAAGGAACGTTCTGTCATGTCAGTTCTCGTTGAAGCAGGAGGAAATGTGAGTGCGTCCTTTTTAGAAGAATCACTAGTCAATGAAGCCGTCATTTATATGGCACCTTTATTAATCGGTGGAAAACATGCACCTACTTTTTTTGAAGGAGAAGGGGTGAAAAAACTAAAAGAAGCGATCCGTCCAGCAGATATTGAATATAGTATGGTTGGAAAAGATATCAAAATGACAATAAAATTCTAA
- a CDS encoding exosporium glycoprotein BclB-related protein — protein sequence MRRCRLCGKTYPTHSTDHYQKGSWYDAYKDDGWECDSCKKGKSGKPGKPVKNPCCGKDPCVCVIQGPPGGRGRRGPAGPAGAVGPAGPAGPAGATGATGVGLTGIVAFDPAVAPTYPVGQVVTFNGSTYVVNSAPPTGTPGTSPDYTLLAAAGETGATGATGTGATGATGDTGATGVTGATGITGATGATGTGATGATGDTGATGVTGATGITGATGATGTGATGATGDTGATGVTGATGITGATGTGATGATGATGATGVTGATGITGATGATGATGDTGATGVTGATGDIGATGVTGATGATGATGATGATGDTGATGVTGATGVTGATGDIGDTGVTGATGDTGATGVTGATGDTGATGATGVTGATGDTGATGATGVTGDTGATGATGVTGATGDIGATGVTGATGDTGVTGVTGATGDIGATGDTGATGATGVTGATGDIGATGVTGATGDTGATGVTGVTGATGDTGATGVTGATGDTGATGATGVTGATGDIGATGVTGATGDTGVTGVTGATGVTGATGDTGVTGATGVTGATGDTGATGVTGATGVTGATGDTGATGVTGATGSSAIIPFASGTPAVLTTIAGGLVGTSSLVGFGSSATGVSILGGIIDLTGAAGTLLNMAFSVPRDGTITSFAGYFSTTAALALVGTSITVTASLFASPTPDNSFTQVASVTLAPPLTGILTIGAISNGIATGLNVPVTAETRLLVVFSATATGLSLINTVAGYASAGLSIT from the coding sequence ATGAGAAGATGTAGACTATGCGGAAAGACATATCCAACTCATTCGACAGACCACTACCAAAAAGGAAGCTGGTATGATGCGTATAAGGATGACGGCTGGGAATGTGATAGTTGTAAGAAAGGGAAATCTGGAAAGCCAGGGAAACCAGTGAAAAATCCTTGCTGTGGAAAAGATCCTTGTGTTTGTGTGATTCAAGGTCCGCCAGGCGGGAGAGGAAGAAGAGGTCCAGCAGGTCCAGCAGGTGCAGTGGGTCCAGCGGGTCCAGCAGGCCCGGCAGGAGCAACTGGAGCCACTGGTGTAGGCTTAACGGGCATCGTGGCATTTGATCCAGCGGTAGCCCCAACCTATCCAGTAGGTCAAGTCGTGACATTCAATGGAAGTACGTATGTGGTGAATTCAGCGCCGCCAACAGGTACGCCAGGTACGTCACCAGATTATACATTGTTAGCAGCTGCTGGTGAAACGGGTGCAACCGGAGCAACAGGTACAGGAGCGACCGGTGCGACAGGAGATACAGGTGCGACTGGAGTTACCGGAGCAACCGGAATCACAGGAGCCACAGGAGCAACAGGTACAGGAGCAACCGGTGCAACAGGTGATACGGGAGCGACTGGAGTTACCGGAGCAACTGGGATCACAGGAGCCACAGGAGCAACAGGTACAGGAGCAACCGGTGCAACAGGTGATACGGGAGCGACTGGAGTTACCGGAGCAACCGGGATCACAGGAGCCACAGGTACAGGAGCGACCGGTGCAACAGGAGCAACCGGTGCGACTGGAGTTACCGGAGCAACCGGGATCACAGGAGCCACAGGAGCAACCGGTGCAACAGGAGATACCGGCGCCACCGGAGTCACCGGAGCGACCGGAGATATCGGGGCCACCGGAGTCACAGGAGCAACAGGAGCAACAGGAGCAACAGGAGCAACAGGAGCAACAGGAGATACTGGCGCCACCGGAGTCACCGGAGCGACCGGAGTAACGGGAGCAACAGGAGATATCGGAGATACCGGAGTCACCGGAGCGACCGGAGATACCGGAGCGACCGGAGTAACGGGAGCAACAGGAGATACCGGCGCCACCGGAGCGACTGGAGTAACGGGCGCCACCGGAGATACCGGCGCCACCGGAGCGACCGGAGTCACAGGAGATACCGGCGCCACCGGAGCGACTGGAGTAACGGGAGCAACAGGAGATATCGGGGCCACCGGAGTAACGGGAGCGACCGGAGATACTGGAGTCACCGGAGTCACAGGAGCAACAGGAGATATCGGGGCCACCGGAGATACCGGCGCCACCGGAGCGACCGGAGTCACAGGAGCAACAGGAGATATCGGGGCCACCGGAGTCACAGGAGCAACAGGAGATACTGGCGCCACCGGAGTCACCGGAGTCACCGGAGCGACCGGAGATACCGGAGCGACCGGAGTAACGGGCGCCACCGGAGATACCGGCGCGACCGGAGCGACTGGAGTAACGGGAGCAACAGGAGATATCGGGGCCACCGGAGTAACGGGAGCGACCGGAGATACTGGAGTCACCGGAGTCACAGGAGCCACCGGAGTAACGGGAGCCACAGGAGATACCGGAGTCACCGGAGCGACTGGAGTAACGGGAGCGACCGGAGATACCGGCGCGACCGGAGTCACAGGAGCCACCGGAGTAACGGGAGCCACCGGAGATACCGGCGCGACCGGAGTCACGGGAGCGACTGGATCGAGTGCGATTATTCCATTTGCATCAGGTACCCCTGCTGTCTTGACTACAATTGCAGGGGGTCTTGTCGGAACTTCTAGTTTGGTCGGCTTTGGTAGCTCTGCAACAGGCGTTAGCATACTAGGTGGTATCATCGACTTAACAGGAGCAGCAGGTACTCTTTTAAATATGGCATTCTCTGTACCAAGGGATGGCACTATTACTTCATTTGCCGGATACTTTAGTACTACGGCAGCATTGGCTTTAGTCGGCACGAGTATTACAGTGACAGCTAGCTTATTTGCTTCACCGACACCAGATAACAGCTTCACTCAAGTAGCGAGTGTCACGTTGGCACCACCATTAACGGGGATTTTAACTATTGGTGCTATTTCAAACGGAATCGCTACCGGCCTGAATGTGCCAGTTACAGCAGAAACAAGATTACTGGTTGTTTTCTCTGCGACTGCAACAGGCTTATCTTTAATTAACACTGTAGCAGGCTATGCGAGTGCAGGCTTATCTATCACGTAA
- a CDS encoding sensor histidine kinase produces MGKRKVTLQTKILGLIIGLLLVVIALLTICFGFLQTSERQRQAEQLAVQTARTISYMPPIKTSVGTSSVSEYEEQAVLEQMKDQVRAHAIFITNQKGKVLFHTNHENVGKTISVFRGRSTLLFGGTSISTGDSNGETVVRGSAPIMKETGKHEEIIGTVTVEFLKKEIDQATAHQLIKLSYIALLVLLPGIFGAIFLTRSIRKDTLGLEPHEIASLFREREAMLLAIKEGIIAFDRKGAITMMNTSAEHMLRVSSELPLHVDQVLPKANLLFYLKAETIEPNIETVVNDKTYVLNVKKVVQDNRVFGGIVSFREKTELTKLLDTLTEVSQYSEDLRAQTHEFSNKLYAILGLLELKQVDEAIDLIKEEYTLQNRQHDLLMKQIRSPKIQAILLGKLGKASEKKVHFHIDENSSLEPLPPHLSLSHFITIIGNLVDNAFEAVLNKETREVSLFITDIGFDIIIEVSDSGDGVNEEELTHIFTRGHSSKGEGRGYGLANVKEVLDELGGWIEVTNQKEGGAIFTAYIPKGTKGE; encoded by the coding sequence ATGGGCAAAAGGAAAGTCACTTTACAAACGAAAATCTTGGGGTTAATTATCGGGCTTTTGCTTGTTGTCATTGCGTTATTGACCATTTGTTTTGGTTTTCTGCAGACATCAGAAAGGCAGCGGCAAGCTGAACAGCTGGCGGTGCAAACCGCTAGAACAATCTCATATATGCCGCCCATTAAAACATCGGTGGGCACCTCATCAGTGTCTGAGTATGAAGAACAGGCAGTGCTTGAGCAAATGAAGGATCAAGTCAGAGCACATGCCATCTTCATTACCAATCAAAAAGGGAAGGTCCTTTTTCATACGAATCATGAGAATGTAGGAAAAACCATCAGTGTATTTAGAGGAAGAAGTACCCTGCTATTTGGGGGAACCTCCATATCAACGGGTGATTCTAATGGTGAAACCGTTGTCAGAGGCAGTGCCCCGATTATGAAAGAAACAGGCAAGCATGAAGAAATTATTGGGACAGTCACCGTCGAATTTTTAAAAAAGGAAATTGATCAAGCGACAGCCCATCAACTAATCAAGCTTAGCTATATTGCCCTTCTTGTGCTCTTGCCTGGTATATTCGGAGCGATTTTTTTAACAAGAAGTATTCGCAAAGATACATTAGGGCTTGAACCGCACGAAATTGCTTCATTATTTCGAGAAAGAGAAGCGATGCTGCTTGCTATAAAAGAAGGGATTATTGCATTTGACCGCAAAGGCGCGATAACGATGATGAATACATCTGCTGAACACATGCTGCGCGTTTCATCCGAGCTGCCGCTTCATGTTGACCAAGTCTTGCCAAAAGCGAATCTCCTTTTCTATTTAAAGGCAGAAACGATTGAACCGAACATCGAAACCGTTGTCAATGATAAAACCTATGTCTTAAATGTGAAAAAAGTGGTGCAGGACAATCGAGTTTTTGGGGGAATTGTGAGCTTCCGAGAGAAAACAGAGCTGACGAAGCTGCTGGATACATTAACAGAGGTCAGCCAATATTCAGAAGACCTGAGGGCACAAACGCATGAATTCTCAAATAAGCTGTACGCCATTTTAGGTTTGCTTGAGCTGAAGCAAGTGGATGAGGCCATCGACTTAATAAAGGAAGAATATACGCTGCAAAACCGTCAGCACGATTTACTCATGAAGCAAATTCGATCTCCTAAAATACAAGCCATCTTACTCGGCAAGTTAGGGAAAGCTTCTGAGAAGAAGGTTCATTTCCACATCGATGAAAATAGTTCATTGGAGCCGCTTCCACCACATTTAAGTCTATCTCACTTTATTACCATCATTGGTAATCTTGTAGATAACGCCTTTGAGGCCGTACTAAATAAGGAGACGCGCGAGGTAAGCCTGTTCATTACAGATATTGGGTTTGATATTATCATAGAAGTATCTGATTCAGGTGATGGAGTAAACGAGGAAGAACTTACACATATTTTCACAAGAGGCCATTCGTCAAAGGGGGAAGGACGAGGCTACGGGCTAGCGAATGTGAAAGAAGTATTGGACGAACTTGGGGGCTGGATTGAAGTGACGAACCAAAAAGAAGGCGGTGCCATCTTCACTGCATACATACCGAAAGGCACAAAGGGGGAATAA
- a CDS encoding response regulator, translating to MMKVLIAEDDFRIAAIHESYIQQIEGFQVAGKAKSAKDMWEALQKEQVDLILLDVYMPDELGTNLLPLLREHYPEIDVIIITAATETTLLRDALHYGVVHYLIKPVTAQKFAQVLTEYKEKKDIINSKDEVNQTMIDLFFGQMQEEPKEKDGRDLPTGINSLTLDKVKTLMASENNGITAEELGEKMGASRTTARRYVEYLVTTGECRAELAYGIIGRPERKYYPAIKQAES from the coding sequence GTGATGAAGGTACTCATTGCGGAGGATGATTTTCGAATCGCAGCCATTCATGAATCTTATATACAACAAATAGAAGGATTTCAAGTCGCCGGAAAGGCAAAGAGTGCAAAAGATATGTGGGAGGCGCTCCAAAAGGAACAAGTCGACCTCATCCTGCTTGATGTATATATGCCCGATGAGCTCGGTACAAACCTGTTGCCGCTTTTAAGAGAACACTATCCAGAAATAGATGTAATTATTATCACGGCTGCAACGGAAACGACACTTTTAAGAGATGCACTTCATTACGGAGTGGTTCATTATTTAATCAAACCAGTGACCGCACAAAAGTTTGCGCAAGTTTTAACCGAATATAAAGAGAAGAAAGACATCATCAATTCTAAGGATGAAGTCAATCAAACGATGATTGATTTGTTTTTTGGACAGATGCAAGAAGAGCCAAAAGAAAAGGATGGCAGGGACCTGCCTACAGGGATCAATTCGCTGACTTTGGACAAGGTGAAAACATTGATGGCATCAGAGAATAATGGGATTACAGCGGAAGAACTCGGAGAAAAGATGGGGGCTTCACGCACAACAGCGAGACGGTACGTCGAGTATCTCGTGACAACAGGAGAATGCCGGGCAGAGCTTGCGTACGGAATCATTGGCAGACCAGAACGGAAATATTATCCTGCCATAAAGCAAGCGGAGTCATAA
- a CDS encoding tripartite tricarboxylate transporter substrate-binding protein, whose protein sequence is MKKGICLVIMICLCMTLTFNEKKGGDSFLQHSPLYIVVSGVPDGGFDQTAQVMKSVLEKEKLVKRPVNILYQRGGTVDKGWTYMMERDTNYVSLNSSLLLSRNLLGSSNMTMNDVTPLAILAEEWQVVAVPVDSPFSNGKELLNTLKKKPDSLKIGFAPDFGNDDQISFARAAEMAGIDPYRIQFLKFDSADDLFQALIDHEVDAATTTITEVRHDYEKKRLKLVATTTNQRLAGFEDVPTWKEQGIPLIFSHWRGVMGPKQMNQHDIREWDQLLQKMTQTKSWKKQLKQKGWTSRYMNSKESKIFMEEQLRRYEQFIQGEQAVE, encoded by the coding sequence ATGAAAAAAGGAATATGCCTTGTCATTATGATCTGTCTTTGTATGACGCTCACCTTTAATGAAAAAAAGGGAGGCGACTCTTTCCTGCAGCACAGCCCATTATATATTGTGGTGTCTGGTGTCCCTGACGGCGGCTTTGACCAAACAGCTCAAGTGATGAAATCAGTGCTCGAGAAAGAAAAGCTGGTGAAGCGGCCGGTGAATATCCTTTATCAAAGAGGCGGAACGGTGGATAAAGGATGGACATATATGATGGAGCGAGATACCAACTATGTTAGTTTGAATTCAAGCTTATTGTTAAGCCGTAATTTGCTTGGCAGCAGTAACATGACAATGAACGATGTCACACCGCTCGCCATTTTGGCAGAAGAGTGGCAGGTCGTCGCAGTCCCAGTGGATTCTCCCTTTTCAAATGGGAAGGAGCTATTAAACACACTAAAGAAGAAACCAGATTCCTTAAAAATTGGATTTGCCCCAGACTTCGGTAATGATGATCAAATCTCGTTCGCACGAGCGGCAGAAATGGCAGGAATTGATCCATACCGCATCCAATTTTTGAAATTTGACAGTGCAGATGATTTATTTCAAGCGCTGATTGACCATGAGGTAGATGCAGCAACGACCACGATTACAGAAGTTCGTCATGATTATGAAAAGAAGAGGCTAAAGCTTGTAGCAACCACAACGAATCAGCGTTTAGCGGGATTTGAAGATGTGCCGACTTGGAAAGAGCAAGGCATCCCGCTCATCTTCTCTCATTGGCGTGGTGTGATGGGCCCAAAGCAAATGAATCAGCATGATATTCGTGAATGGGATCAGCTTCTTCAAAAAATGACACAAACGAAGTCCTGGAAAAAGCAATTAAAGCAAAAGGGCTGGACAAGTCGTTATATGAACAGCAAAGAGTCAAAGATCTTTATGGAGGAGCAATTAAGGCGATATGAGCAGTTTATCCAAGGAGAACAAGCGGTCGAGTGA
- a CDS encoding citrate:proton symporter has protein sequence MLAILGFLMMVVFMVLIMTKRMSVLTALVLTPIAFALIAGFHFTEISDMIVKGVQQVAPTAVMIMFAILYFGIMIDAGLFDPMVAKILNIVKGDPLKIVVGTAVLTMLVALDGDGTTTYMITTTAMLPLFTLLGIRPIILAGIAGVGMGIMNTIPWGGATPRAASALGVDPSLLFGPMIPVIGAGVLSMIVVAYFLGKSERKRLGVIELDQPIHANEMAAALQDDIKRPKLWWFNLTLTLLLVLLLVSGKVSLTVLFVLAFCVAIIVNYPNLEQQRERIAAHSTNVLAIASMIFAAGVFTGILTGTKMVDEMAISIVSAIPEQLGGFIPVIVALTSGIFTFFMPNDAYFYGVLPILSETAAAYGVDKIEIARASIIGQPIHMLSPLVPSTHLLVGLVGVSLDQHQKFGMKWAVLAVVAMTVMSILIGAISIW, from the coding sequence GTGTTAGCAATCTTAGGATTTCTTATGATGGTTGTATTTATGGTTTTGATTATGACGAAACGTATGTCTGTTTTAACGGCATTGGTGTTAACACCAATTGCATTTGCTCTTATTGCAGGTTTTCATTTTACTGAAATTTCAGACATGATTGTCAAAGGTGTACAGCAAGTCGCACCGACAGCGGTCATGATTATGTTTGCGATTTTGTACTTTGGCATTATGATTGATGCTGGTTTATTTGATCCAATGGTGGCGAAAATTTTAAACATTGTCAAAGGTGATCCATTAAAAATTGTCGTCGGAACAGCTGTCCTGACCATGCTTGTTGCACTTGATGGTGACGGGACAACAACGTACATGATTACAACAACAGCGATGCTTCCGTTATTTACGCTGCTTGGCATCCGTCCGATTATTTTAGCGGGGATTGCCGGAGTTGGCATGGGGATTATGAATACGATTCCATGGGGAGGTGCCACGCCTAGAGCGGCGAGTGCACTTGGCGTTGATCCTTCACTTTTATTTGGCCCGATGATTCCAGTCATTGGTGCAGGGGTTTTGAGCATGATTGTGGTGGCATACTTTCTTGGGAAGTCTGAAAGAAAACGTCTTGGTGTCATTGAGCTCGACCAGCCGATTCATGCAAATGAAATGGCAGCGGCACTGCAGGATGACATCAAGCGGCCGAAACTTTGGTGGTTTAACTTGACGCTTACGTTGTTATTGGTGCTCCTTCTTGTCTCAGGAAAAGTCAGCTTAACGGTTCTATTTGTTCTTGCTTTCTGTGTGGCGATTATCGTGAACTATCCGAACCTTGAACAGCAGCGTGAGCGGATTGCGGCTCATTCAACCAACGTCTTAGCCATTGCCTCTATGATTTTTGCGGCAGGGGTTTTTACAGGTATCTTAACTGGAACGAAAATGGTCGATGAAATGGCGATTTCGATTGTATCTGCCATTCCAGAGCAGCTTGGCGGCTTCATTCCAGTCATTGTTGCGTTAACGAGCGGGATATTTACGTTCTTTATGCCGAATGATGCATACTTTTATGGGGTCCTGCCGATCCTATCAGAAACAGCGGCAGCATACGGTGTTGATAAAATCGAAATCGCGAGAGCTTCTATTATTGGTCAGCCGATTCATATGCTAAGCCCACTTGTTCCATCGACTCATTTACTTGTTGGACTTGTTGGGGTATCACTGGATCAGCATCAGAAGTTTGGCATGAAATGGGCTGTACTTGCAGTCGTCGCCATGACGGTCATGTCGATACTCATTGGGGCCATCTCCATTTGGTAA